From a region of the Flavobacterium sediminilitoris genome:
- a CDS encoding tautomerase family protein: MPYLSFESGQLDEKVKQKLIAQLTQLSVEITGIPKEYFFVSIKEIPDSDIAVGGKTVEAMKNELKKNK, encoded by the coding sequence ATGCCATACCTATCATTCGAATCTGGTCAGCTCGACGAAAAAGTAAAACAAAAACTAATAGCACAATTAACACAACTATCAGTAGAAATTACTGGAATTCCGAAAGAATATTTCTTCGTTTCCATAAAAGAAATACCAGACAGCGACATTGCTGTTGGTGGAAAAACAGTAGAAGCAATGAAAAATGAATTGAAAAAAAACAAATAA
- a CDS encoding nuclear transport factor 2 family protein — MTNKRKAKAYYTAVNAYDEATIEYMIHENYIQHNLKVPTGRAAFVAMLPKLKEHGSKIENIRMLEDGSHIIMHHKWKNATPLGCNEAVAFHIIRFDTFGIITEHWNVMTETTPLNPSKRSLFDGETKIKDKEKTAANKSTITALFNQLISKNINKTITSIPQYFKANFQQHHPQLVDGIPSLIKAIQDGVFFPHYKEQHAVFGEGNFVLSISEGIYAGKESALYDLFQMENGQIAAHWNIYQEIPTQDLANNNTMFNFQKTTKKSTQKPTVV, encoded by the coding sequence ATGACAAATAAAAGAAAAGCAAAAGCATATTATACCGCAGTGAACGCCTACGATGAGGCAACTATTGAGTATATGATACATGAAAACTATATTCAACACAATCTAAAAGTTCCAACTGGCAGAGCCGCATTTGTTGCCATGCTACCCAAACTAAAAGAGCATGGCAGTAAAATAGAAAATATTCGTATGCTAGAAGATGGTTCTCACATAATAATGCATCACAAATGGAAAAACGCAACTCCACTGGGTTGCAACGAAGCAGTGGCTTTTCATATCATCCGTTTCGATACCTTTGGAATCATTACAGAACATTGGAATGTAATGACAGAAACAACACCACTAAACCCATCTAAAAGATCTTTGTTTGACGGTGAAACGAAAATAAAAGATAAAGAAAAAACAGCAGCCAATAAATCAACTATAACAGCCCTATTTAATCAGCTCATTAGCAAAAACATAAACAAAACAATAACAAGCATACCTCAATATTTTAAAGCCAATTTTCAACAACATCATCCACAACTAGTAGATGGAATTCCTAGTTTGATAAAAGCCATCCAAGACGGTGTTTTCTTCCCACACTATAAAGAACAACATGCTGTTTTTGGAGAAGGAAACTTTGTCCTTTCTATTAGCGAAGGAATATATGCTGGAAAAGAATCGGCTTTATATGATCTTTTTCAAATGGAAAACGGACAAATTGCTGCACATTGGAACATTTATCAAGAAATTCCAACCCAAGACCTAGCCAACAATAATACCATGTTTAATTTTCAAAAAACAACAAAGAAAAGTACACAAAAACCAACCGTAGTTTAG
- a CDS encoding FAD-binding protein, with protein MRTIETDIFIVGAGPVGLACAYLAALSGLKTTIIDKSEGPLEVGRADALNARTLQLLEIVDLFKELYPQGLPCNTSSIWEKGKFVSRQSNWWDELEGCFHKHFLMLGQAFIEKLLDEKLKAINAPVIRQTKIETIQVTEKGCECTLSNGDIVKSNYLIGADGSHSFVRNHFNIPFEISRPQIIWAVIDAVFETDFTKVPEIIVFQSETSDVAWIPREGKIDRFYIRMDRKDFAIEDAMERINIAMAPHTIKIKELVWFSHFSVKESVVENYIIQDRVILAGDACHIHSVNGGQGLNTGLADAFNLIWKISMIENHGVDSSLLQSYENERKPVALSVIKSSGELVRSTKYSEDGTHAKDYVKIVEKRAGNITGMGIRYSESGLAGSRVYDIDVNHGNKQYRLYTLLNYTKFTLLCFGNKKIEIELPSFVELIQIQSNNSANELWTASDYYKNQIILVRPDSYIEAAGTLNEIDDLINHFLHKYTKNENSMLV; from the coding sequence ATGAGAACAATAGAAACAGATATTTTCATAGTAGGTGCTGGACCAGTAGGACTAGCTTGTGCCTATTTAGCAGCGCTTTCAGGCTTAAAAACTACCATAATAGATAAATCGGAAGGACCATTAGAAGTAGGAAGAGCAGACGCACTCAATGCAAGAACATTGCAACTACTAGAAATTGTTGATTTATTTAAAGAACTATACCCACAGGGATTACCCTGCAACACCAGTTCAATTTGGGAAAAGGGAAAATTTGTCTCTCGTCAATCGAATTGGTGGGACGAACTTGAAGGTTGTTTCCACAAACATTTTTTAATGTTAGGACAAGCATTTATTGAAAAACTATTAGATGAAAAACTAAAAGCAATTAATGCTCCTGTAATCAGACAAACAAAAATAGAAACTATTCAAGTGACAGAAAAAGGATGTGAATGTACCCTTTCTAATGGAGATATTGTAAAATCAAACTATCTAATTGGAGCCGATGGGTCGCACTCCTTTGTTAGAAACCATTTCAACATACCGTTTGAAATTTCACGTCCACAAATTATATGGGCTGTAATCGATGCTGTTTTTGAAACCGATTTTACAAAAGTTCCAGAAATTATTGTTTTTCAATCGGAAACTTCAGACGTTGCTTGGATTCCTAGAGAAGGAAAAATAGACCGATTCTACATTAGAATGGATAGAAAAGATTTTGCTATAGAAGATGCAATGGAAAGAATAAATATTGCAATGGCACCACACACCATAAAAATTAAAGAACTCGTTTGGTTTTCACATTTCTCAGTAAAAGAATCTGTAGTCGAAAACTATATTATTCAAGACCGAGTAATTCTTGCAGGAGACGCCTGTCATATTCACTCAGTAAACGGAGGACAAGGTCTTAATACTGGTTTAGCAGATGCATTCAACCTAATTTGGAAAATCAGCATGATAGAAAATCATGGAGTCGACAGCAGCCTACTCCAATCCTATGAAAATGAAAGAAAACCAGTAGCACTAAGTGTAATAAAAAGTTCTGGAGAACTTGTTCGTTCAACAAAATATTCAGAAGATGGCACACACGCTAAAGATTATGTCAAAATTGTAGAAAAAAGAGCAGGAAATATTACAGGTATGGGAATTCGCTACAGTGAAAGTGGATTAGCGGGTTCAAGAGTCTATGACATCGATGTAAACCATGGAAACAAACAATATCGTCTCTATACGCTTTTAAACTATACAAAGTTCACCCTACTCTGTTTTGGTAATAAAAAAATAGAAATAGAATTGCCCAGTTTTGTAGAATTAATACAAATTCAATCCAACAATTCAGCCAACGAACTTTGGACAGCAAGTGATTATTATAAAAATCAAATCATTTTAGTAAGACCCGATTCCTATATTGAAGCAGCGGGAACTTTAAATGAAATTGATGATTTAATAAATCATTTTCTCCATAAATACACTAAAAATGAAAATTCAATGCTCGTTTAA
- a CDS encoding TauD/TfdA dioxygenase family protein: MNFKTTKLNPFGLLIEPINEKTNILDLDIKELREILSNEHLVALRGFTSFASAEEFSEYCEKFGEICLWPFGKVLELVEKENPEDHIFDNSYIPLHWDGMYRKQICETQVFHCVNAPGENNGGGTTFTNTKKILENASATEKEYWGKITCEYSRKMEFYDSKTIAPIIDKHYEKEYSVIRFCEPPNSNDTSFVNHPGFEVKGIPEDEVANFIQNLNQTLYSPQYLYTHQWETGDIVFSDNSTLLHGREPFTKGAPRHLRRIQLLGTPPLNNPHLIYTK, from the coding sequence ATGAACTTTAAAACAACAAAATTAAATCCGTTCGGTCTATTGATCGAACCGATTAATGAAAAAACAAATATTCTCGATTTAGACATTAAAGAACTAAGAGAGATCCTATCCAATGAGCATTTAGTTGCTTTGAGAGGCTTTACAAGCTTTGCTAGCGCAGAAGAGTTTTCAGAATATTGCGAGAAATTTGGAGAAATTTGCCTTTGGCCTTTTGGAAAAGTCTTAGAACTTGTAGAAAAAGAAAATCCAGAAGATCATATTTTCGACAATAGCTATATTCCACTACATTGGGACGGCATGTATCGCAAACAAATTTGTGAAACACAAGTATTTCATTGCGTAAACGCACCAGGAGAGAATAATGGCGGTGGAACCACATTTACCAACACCAAAAAAATTTTAGAAAACGCATCGGCAACCGAGAAAGAATATTGGGGTAAAATAACCTGTGAATATTCTCGAAAAATGGAGTTCTATGATAGTAAAACAATAGCTCCAATCATTGATAAACACTATGAAAAAGAATATTCAGTAATACGCTTTTGTGAACCACCAAACAGTAACGATACTTCTTTCGTAAATCACCCAGGCTTTGAAGTAAAAGGCATACCAGAAGATGAAGTGGCAAATTTTATTCAAAACCTTAACCAAACCCTTTATTCACCACAATACCTATACACTCACCAATGGGAAACAGGAGATATTGTGTTTTCAGACAATAGTACATTATTACACGGAAGAGAACCTTTTACCAAAGGAGCACCAAGACATCTTAGACGCATACAACTACTTGGAACACCTCCACTAAACAATCCCCATCTAATATATACAAAATGA
- a CDS encoding L-tyrosine/L-tryptophan isonitrile synthase family protein, which produces MEKIKKETAVSTNEATHLAKSVLSRVMQFRRMIEECQDNCTTECPKCHAPHKNKVATAIMQNKKIRFVLPGFPGKSPNLAKVLGYLPDMAEKQALQFLNDLCSQIQEIYEPGAEVIICSDGRVFSDIVGISEEHLTAYQIEIDRLIDELKLTALSTFNLDDIKKIHDFDQARTELLKNYGQDLNLLKDKIKRGGKDAIDPDDIEANRMYCGLTRFLVEDQMFPGQTRSKSAIQKECKEKAYLAIIRSNAWTDLIAEKFPDAIRLSIHPQACGAKKIGIQLLGIETWTTPWHAVAVNTNKGFILMKHSEVKKLNSKLVLDEYGRSSHYELISQN; this is translated from the coding sequence ATGGAAAAAATCAAAAAGGAAACAGCCGTTAGTACCAATGAAGCAACCCATCTTGCCAAATCAGTTTTAAGTAGAGTTATGCAATTTCGAAGAATGATTGAAGAATGTCAAGATAATTGCACAACAGAATGTCCAAAATGTCATGCCCCACATAAAAACAAAGTGGCTACAGCAATAATGCAAAACAAAAAAATAAGATTTGTATTACCTGGGTTTCCAGGAAAATCTCCCAACCTAGCCAAAGTTTTAGGATATCTTCCAGACATGGCAGAAAAACAAGCATTACAATTTTTAAATGACCTATGCTCACAAATACAAGAAATTTACGAACCTGGAGCAGAAGTAATTATATGTTCAGACGGAAGGGTTTTTAGTGATATTGTGGGCATTTCAGAAGAACATTTAACCGCATATCAAATCGAAATTGACCGCCTCATAGATGAATTAAAGTTAACAGCACTTTCAACATTCAACCTCGATGATATAAAAAAAATACATGATTTTGATCAAGCACGTACAGAATTACTAAAAAACTACGGTCAAGATCTTAATCTTTTAAAAGATAAAATAAAAAGAGGAGGAAAAGATGCAATAGATCCAGATGATATAGAAGCCAACCGAATGTATTGTGGTCTTACTCGTTTTTTAGTTGAAGATCAAATGTTCCCTGGGCAAACACGATCTAAAAGTGCAATACAAAAAGAGTGTAAAGAAAAAGCCTACTTAGCCATTATACGAAGTAATGCTTGGACTGACTTAATTGCAGAAAAGTTTCCCGATGCTATTCGTTTATCAATCCACCCACAAGCCTGTGGTGCCAAAAAAATTGGAATACAACTTTTAGGAATAGAAACTTGGACAACACCTTGGCACGCAGTAGCAGTAAACACAAACAAAGGATTCATACTAATGAAACACAGCGAAGTAAAAAAATTAAATTCAAAATTAGTACTTGACGAATATGGACGTTCTAGTCACTATGAGCTTATTTCACAAAACTAA
- a CDS encoding MoaF-related domain-containing protein — MKKIIAQISLLTLFIACEKKEGEILPTTTTNDYSIIGKKAIITYPELKAEVFYISDSTLHWKTTDSAGNIAEGDEKVNYNLLNQNQFFINWIEIDGTTISQVVDTKSKKVITYLSYTDEESPRGKRTGIPIEGSFEFNN; from the coding sequence ATGAAAAAAATAATAGCACAAATAAGCCTCCTAACACTTTTTATTGCTTGCGAAAAAAAAGAAGGAGAAATTCTACCAACCACCACCACTAATGATTATAGCATTATAGGAAAAAAAGCAATCATTACCTATCCAGAATTAAAAGCAGAAGTTTTTTACATTTCAGATAGTACACTACACTGGAAAACAACAGATAGTGCAGGAAATATAGCCGAAGGAGACGAAAAAGTAAATTACAACCTGTTAAATCAAAATCAATTTTTTATTAATTGGATTGAAATAGATGGAACAACAATAAGTCAAGTAGTTGACACCAAAAGTAAAAAAGTAATCACTTATTTAAGCTATACAGACGAAGAAAGCCCAAGAGGGAAAAGGACAGGAATACCTATTGAAGGTAGTTTCGAATTCAATAATTAA
- a CDS encoding Crp/Fnr family transcriptional regulator, with product MTNQLKQNIQKHINLSDTEMDQFCNLFKIKKIKKKKFLLQKGEICKFEGFVNKGLFQVYHIDKKGVKQVLHFAIEDWWITDIDSFTNQKPSGLFIEALEDSEILIISNADKEFAYENLPQVEKLFRIMTQKSHVALLRRMIDNLSKTADQRYIDFIEKYPELHRRLTNVQVAAYLGISHEFLSKIRRKITKCQKNKL from the coding sequence ATGACAAACCAACTTAAACAAAACATTCAAAAACATATAAACCTTTCCGATACTGAAATGGATCAATTCTGTAATTTATTTAAAATTAAGAAAATCAAGAAGAAAAAATTTTTATTACAAAAAGGAGAAATTTGCAAATTTGAAGGATTTGTAAACAAAGGGCTCTTTCAGGTTTACCACATCGACAAAAAAGGAGTAAAACAAGTACTCCATTTTGCTATAGAAGATTGGTGGATAACCGATATTGATAGTTTTACAAATCAAAAACCCTCTGGTTTATTTATTGAAGCACTAGAAGATAGCGAAATATTAATAATATCTAATGCAGACAAAGAATTTGCCTATGAAAACCTACCACAAGTAGAAAAATTGTTCCGAATAATGACCCAAAAATCGCATGTAGCATTACTAAGAAGAATGATAGACAATCTTAGCAAAACAGCAGATCAACGCTATATTGATTTTATAGAAAAATACCCTGAACTTCACAGACGACTCACCAATGTTCAAGTTGCAGCTTATCTTGGTATCAGTCATGAGTTTTTAAGCAAAATTCGCAGAAAAATCACAAAATGTCAAAAAAACAAACTGTAA
- a CDS encoding Crp/Fnr family transcriptional regulator, translated as MKDLLKQNILSNVNFSENEIEQFCNLFKAKKIKKKKFLLQKGEICKFEGFVNKGLFHIYHINKKGGKQVLYFAIENWWVTDIDSFTNQSPSNLFIEALEDSEILLIAKKDKEFAYENLPQVEKLFRIMTQKTHVALQRRMIDNLSKTADQRYLDFITKYPDLQLRLSNLQIAAYLGISHEFLSKIRRKITNSK; from the coding sequence ATGAAAGATCTACTTAAGCAAAACATCCTTAGTAACGTAAACTTTTCAGAAAATGAAATAGAGCAATTTTGCAACCTCTTTAAAGCAAAGAAAATAAAAAAGAAAAAATTTCTATTACAAAAAGGAGAAATTTGCAAGTTTGAAGGCTTTGTAAACAAAGGATTGTTTCACATTTACCATATTAACAAAAAAGGAGGAAAACAAGTACTCTATTTTGCAATTGAAAACTGGTGGGTTACAGACATTGATAGCTTTACAAACCAAAGTCCCTCTAACCTATTCATTGAAGCACTTGAAGACAGCGAAATACTCTTAATAGCAAAAAAAGATAAGGAATTTGCCTATGAAAATTTGCCGCAAGTAGAAAAATTGTTCCGGATAATGACACAAAAAACACATGTAGCACTACAAAGAAGAATGATAGATAACCTTAGTAAAACAGCTGATCAACGTTATCTCGATTTCATAACAAAATACCCCGACCTTCAATTACGACTCAGTAATCTGCAAATTGCTGCTTATTTAGGTATTAGCCACGAATTTTTAAGTAAAATTCGTAGAAAAATTACAAATAGTAAATAA